The segment GGCCGATCACAAGCAATACAATTAATGTGCTGCCTAATGTGCTCGCAAAGATGATAGTTGCATTGTGCTCAATTAAACCGAGGTAGTTCATTAAGCCAACCCCAACAGGCACGAATAGCAATGCCATATGTTTGATGAGTAAATTACAGGTTTTATCGACCCATTTTGTTTTGCATATGCCAGTAACAAGGCCAAAGAACAGTAAAAACAAGCCAATAATACTGCCAGGGATCGGCAAATGAGTCAGATGTTGTATGCCTTGACCAAGTAAAAAGCAAAACATAACAATGGCAAAAGATCGAATGTAATCCATAGTAAAAAGGGTAATGCTAGAGAATTTGATTCATCATACAAATAAATGCGCTATTTGTCACACAAAAAAGAGCGTCATTTAGATAATTGATAAGAAAATATAGATAGTGAGATATTTATTGGTGATTAATACCACAAAATTAGACCAATGAGCGCAGCGAGTGTTAAAAGAATCGTAACTTTTAGCCAAATAAAATCGATTACCACATACTTAAACCATGCTTTATTAAATAACAATGGCTTTTTTTTAGAGGGGGTAGCATTAGGGCAAGGACGAGTAGTAAAAGGCAGTCGACGTGATGTTTTCGTCGGAAGCGGCACACGAAAGCCATAGTGAGGCACAACATGGATAGGTATCGCCATTACTCCGTTACATTGTAACTTACCTGTGAGTGATACCAGCAGTAAGTTCAAGTCATAATTGTGATCACTGGTTTCTTCAAACGCATCTAATGACGTAAATGTTTTACGGTAAAGTGAATCAGCCCCAATCACTTCACCAGCAAAGAGACATAACACTTCCAATAACCGAGATTCCTCTCGCGTTAATAACGTTTGCGTATGGTCTTTCCATATTAATAGATGCTTTTCAGGAAAAAAATCTATGTTGTCGTAGCTATAACATTTCAATAAGGTTTGCGTTGTCATAGTGCACACCTACCGTTTAATAGATCTCGAACGTAACGGTATCAATAATCGCTATTCCGTTATTAATAAACTCAAATCAGTAAACCGCTTTATTGTTGTCTTTAATTGTTAGCGTTAATGGCGTAATCATCAAATAAATCACTACATAATAATCTTAAAAAAAAGAAGCCTATTCGCGACATTCAAAAAGAAAATCACGTAATAGGCTTCATTTATCGCTATCGTATTAATAAAAAGGTTTAAACCAATTTAGAAACATAGTCATAGAGAGATTTTAAAACTTTCATCTTATTTTCGTCAGATTCATGCTCATAGGCGACAGCCTCAAAGTTTTCCATATACTTTGGCATATTCATTTCAAAGAAATCCTGACAATGATGCTTCCAGCGTACTTGCTCTTCATAACTTAACGTCATTGGGAAGTTACGGGCACGATAGCGGAATAACAACGGCTTAATACGTTTGTCATCGACATTGATTTCAAGTGAAGCTAACTGATCGGGTGCTGTTTCACGGATAATATCCATAGTCGAACGATCAGCTGTTGAAAAGAACCCATCGTAAAGCATCGCATCAACATTATCGTTGGCTGCATATTCACGTTTAACACTAAACATTTCGATTAACTTTTCACGAATTTCAGGGTGCTGCTTAATCAAGGCAAGGTTCTTTAAACATTGCTCTCTATCAATCCCTAAACGCGCGGCATCTTCAGCTTTTAATGTTTTAGCTGGAGCAAGAACAGGGCACTTATTCAAATGCACTTCTTTAACGGGCACAGGTAATTCATCTGGCGCTAAATCAACACGCTTGGTATATAAACGCTCACGCAGTTGGTCGGCATCAAGCTCAATTAATGGGGTAGGATCAAGCGCGAGGTTCACTGTAATTACAGCGTTCTTATTATCAGGGTGCCATGCCACAGGCACAATCCAACTCGTATTGCCACAATCAGTACCAAACATGCCAGAGATATGCACTAACGGTGTTAAGTTAACAATATCGATTAATTCTTGTAGCTTGCGTTTGTGACGTAAATCAAACAGGTAATCAAACAACTTAGGTTGATTCGTTTTAATGATTTTTGCCAGCTCTATTGTCGCGTAAACATCGGCCATTGCATCGTGAGCATTAGCGTGTTCAATGCCATTAGCAATAGAGAGCTTTTCAAGCTTAAAGCTAGGACGATCTTCATCATCAAGCGGCCAGTTGACACCCTCTGGGCGTAATGCGTAACAAGTACGCATAATATCTAATAAATCCCAACGCGAGTTACCATTTTGCCACGCCCAACCGTATGGGTCGAAGAAGTTGCGGTATAAGGTGTAGCGCGTTACTTCATCATCAAAACGAACGTTGTTGTAACCAATGACACATGTATTGGGTTTTGACAGTTCAGCATGAATGGCTTCAATAAACTCAGGCTCTGATAAACCTTTTTCCATCGCTTCTTGCGGTGTAATACCCGTGATTAAACACGCTTCAGGTGACGGTAAGTAATCTGCTGGTGGTTTACAGTAAATAACGAGTGGCTCACCAATAATGTTCATGTCCATATCAGTACGGACACCCGCAAACTGGCAAGGACGATCATTGGCAGGGCTTGCGCCAAACGTCTCGTAGTCAATCCAATAAAGTGTTGCTTGGTTCTTATCGTTCATAAATCATCCATAGCCATTACGGTTGTTATTATTACTCTTTATCTAAGCAATGGCTTGTTGTTAAAACCGCTTATAAATTCAGCAGTTTATTGTATTTAAGTCGTTAAACGCTTCAGAGTAAAACCCTAAGCACGCATAACTTTAAGTATCCCGTATTTAAGGGCAAATAGGCAAGGCGAGAGGCGGATAAATTAATGGTAGTGTTGAGATATGTGGGGCGAAATTCCCATTTTTGTTTGTTATCGAACGTATTCGCGCCAGCTCATCGAATAAAGCATTACATCTGCTAATCGTTATATCCGCCGTATTAACGGTTTATAACAAACATGATTGGTTGAAAGATTAATTCGAAGGGTATGAGTTGTATACGGAAAAGCTGGATAGTTATTTGAAGTAGCTCTGCAGGTTATAAATTAATTATA is part of the Photobacterium angustum genome and harbors:
- a CDS encoding CidA/LrgA family protein, yielding MDYIRSFAIVMFCFLLGQGIQHLTHLPIPGSIIGLFLLFFGLVTGICKTKWVDKTCNLLIKHMALLFVPVGVGLMNYLGLIEHNATIIFASTLGSTLIVLLVIGLALHHKEKES
- the sbcB gene encoding exodeoxyribonuclease I, giving the protein MNDKNQATLYWIDYETFGASPANDRPCQFAGVRTDMDMNIIGEPLVIYCKPPADYLPSPEACLITGITPQEAMEKGLSEPEFIEAIHAELSKPNTCVIGYNNVRFDDEVTRYTLYRNFFDPYGWAWQNGNSRWDLLDIMRTCYALRPEGVNWPLDDEDRPSFKLEKLSIANGIEHANAHDAMADVYATIELAKIIKTNQPKLFDYLFDLRHKRKLQELIDIVNLTPLVHISGMFGTDCGNTSWIVPVAWHPDNKNAVITVNLALDPTPLIELDADQLRERLYTKRVDLAPDELPVPVKEVHLNKCPVLAPAKTLKAEDAARLGIDREQCLKNLALIKQHPEIREKLIEMFSVKREYAANDNVDAMLYDGFFSTADRSTMDIIRETAPDQLASLEINVDDKRIKPLLFRYRARNFPMTLSYEEQVRWKHHCQDFFEMNMPKYMENFEAVAYEHESDENKMKVLKSLYDYVSKLV